The following coding sequences are from one Rattus norvegicus strain BN/NHsdMcwi chromosome 11, GRCr8, whole genome shotgun sequence window:
- the Or5h24b gene encoding olfactory receptor Olr1549 has protein sequence MKNSTVWTEFVLTGLTESPELQGPLFLLFLVIYLITIVGNLGLIALIWSDSHLHIPMYFFLGHLAFVDACLSSTVTPKMLLNFLQMSKVISFSDCMTQFFFFAVFLTTECFLLAAMAYDRYVAICKPLLYPMIMTNRLCICLLVLCFVGGFLHASIHEGFLFLLTFCNSNIVHHFYCDIMPLLKISCTDSTLNFQLVFVFAGIVQIFTIVIVLVSYTLVLFTILQRKSLQGIRKAFSTCGAHLLSVSLYYGPLLFMYVFPLSQEADDQDIIDSVLYAVIIPVLNPIIYSLRNKQVMDSLKKILQKKV, from the coding sequence atgaaaaattcAACTGTGTGGACAGAGTTTGTGCTTACAGGGCTCACAGAGTCTCCAGAGCTACAGGGGCCCTTGTTCTTGTTATTCCTGGTAATCTATCTCATCACTATAGTAGGGAACCTTGGTCTAATTGCTCTGATCTGGAGTGACTCTCACTTACATATACCTATGTACTTCTTTCTTGGTCATCTGGCTTTTGTGGATGCTTGTctatcatccacagtgacaccGAAGATGTTACTCAATTTCTTACAGATGAGTAAGGTAATTTCCTTCTCTGATTGCAtgacacaattttttttctttgccgtCTTTCTTACTACAGAATGCTTCTTGTTGGCAGCTATGGCTTATGATCGCTATGTAGCCATATGCAAACCTTTACTTTATCCAATGATTATGACTAATAGACTCTGCATATGTCTATTAGTCTTGTGTTTTGTAGGTGGATTTCTTCATGCTTCGATACATGAgggatttttatttctattaaccTTCTGCAATTCCAATATAGTACATCACTTTTACTGTGACATCATGCCATTGCTCAAGATTTCCTGTACAGACTCTACTCTTAATTTTCAACTGGTATTTGTTTTTGCTGGAATAGTTCAAATCTTCACCATTGTGATTGTTCTTGTTTCCTATACTCTAGTGCTGTTTACAATTTTGCAAAGGAAATCTCTCCAAGGTATAAGGAAGgcgttctcaacctgtggtgCCCATCTCTTATCTGTGTCTTTATACTATGGGCCTCTTCTCTTCATGTATGTTTTCCCTCTATCTCAGGAAGCAGATGATCAAGATATCATAGACTCTGTGCTTTATGCAGTCATAATTCCTGTGTTAAATCCAATTATCTATAGCCTGAGAAACAAGCAAGTCATGGattctctgaaaaaaatattaCAGAAAAAGGTTTAG